One region of Triticum aestivum cultivar Chinese Spring chromosome 6B, IWGSC CS RefSeq v2.1, whole genome shotgun sequence genomic DNA includes:
- the LOC123139015 gene encoding BOI-related E3 ubiquitin-protein ligase 1-like, which translates to MILGNGHHQPAAAHGLAAGASAAAMPMSSGPLYGSAVPSQQGDHSGLVTAPIPSPTLGVELDGVQEINTNNKRKREEQSSSAFSAAQAQQQPMVVDRSLRNEAERFCNTLEEEMRRHETLMLSTVEAMVEKRLLAKDQEIMHNWGVNCELGERLRTLYMEAEAWRMDAQSKQTEANVLRADLERALAQQAVRYHGSGSREGEGEDDAESCCWGDYHEAFCRGKEVETPVVEPPVTGAGMCKACGENAPVVVLLPCRHLSVCGPCAEAASGCPSCGCAKQGSIYINFS; encoded by the exons ATGATACTCGGAAACGGCCACCACCAGCCTGCCGCTGCTCACGGGCTCGCCGCGGGTGCCTCCGCCGCTGCTATGCCTATGAGCAGTGGGCCTTTGTATGGCTCTGCGGTGCCGAGCCAGCAGGGAGACCACTCGGGCCTTGTCACGGCGCCGATTCCGTCACCAACGTTGGGTGTTGAGCTTGACGGTGTTCAGGAAATAAACACCAACAACAAGCGGAAGCGCGAGGAGCAGTCCTCGTCGGCGTTTAGCGCAGCGCAGGCGCAACAGCAGCCAATGGTCGTCGACCGCAGCCTGCGCAACGAA GCAGAAAGGTTTTGTAATACTTTGGAGGAGGAGATGCGCAGGCATGAGACGCTCATGCTCTCGACCGTGGAGGCCATGGTGGAGAAGCGGCTCTTGGCCAAGGACCAGGAGATCATGCACAACTGGGGCGTGAACTGTGAACTCGGGGAGCGCCTCAGGACCCTCTACATGGAGGCTGAGGCGTGGCGCATGGACGCGCAATCCAAGCAGACCGAGGCCAACGTGCTCCGCGCCGACCTAGAGCGGGCGCTTGCCCAGCAAGCGGTCCGTTACCATGGCAGTGGCAGCCGTGAAGGTGAAGGTGAGGACGACGCCGAGTCATGCTGCTGGGGGGACTACCACGAGGCATTCTGCAGGGGGAAGGAGGTGGAGACGCCGGTAGTGGAGCCTCCGGTGACAGGAGCCGGAATGTGCAAGGCGTGCGGTGAGAATGCGCCGGTGGTGGTGCTATTGCCGTGCCGGCACCTCTCTGTCTGCGGGCCATGCGCGGAAGCAGCGTCGGGGTGCCCATCTTGCGGATGCGCCAAGCAGGGCAGCATCTACATCAACTTCTCGTGA